A stretch of Pseudomonas sp. LRP2-20 DNA encodes these proteins:
- the trhA gene encoding PAQR family membrane homeostasis protein TrhA yields MYYGERFNAWTHLVGAVLACIGAIWLIVVAGLQGDPWKIVSFSIYGSTLLLLYSISTLYHSTRGRAKVIMRKLDHLSIYLLIAGSYTPFCLVSLRGPWGWSLFGVVWGLAVIGMLQEIKPRSEARILSIIIYAVMGWIVLVAVKPLLNSLGTAGFTWLAAGGVFYTVGIIFFAFDSRFRHWHGIWHLFVIAGSLMHFVAVSLYVR; encoded by the coding sequence ATGTACTACGGTGAACGCTTCAATGCCTGGACCCACCTGGTCGGTGCTGTCCTGGCCTGCATCGGTGCCATCTGGCTGATCGTCGTCGCGGGCCTGCAGGGCGACCCCTGGAAGATCGTCAGTTTCTCCATCTACGGCAGCACCTTGCTGTTGCTCTACAGCATCTCCACCCTTTACCACAGCACCCGTGGGCGGGCGAAGGTGATCATGCGCAAGCTCGACCACCTGTCGATCTACCTGCTGATCGCCGGCAGCTACACCCCGTTCTGCCTGGTCAGCTTGCGCGGACCCTGGGGCTGGAGCCTGTTCGGCGTGGTCTGGGGGCTGGCGGTGATCGGCATGCTGCAGGAAATCAAACCGCGCTCGGAGGCGCGCATCCTGTCGATCATCATCTATGCGGTGATGGGCTGGATCGTGCTGGTAGCGGTCAAGCCACTGCTGAACAGCCTAGGCACTGCCGGCTTCACCTGGCTGGCGGCCGGCGGCGTGTTCTACACCGTGGGGATCATCTTCTTCGCCTTCGACAGCCGCTTCCGCCACTGGCATGGCATCTGGCACCTGTTCGTGATTGCCGGCAGCCTGATGCACTTCGTGGCGGTGTCGCTGTACGTGCGTTAG
- a CDS encoding 16S rRNA (uracil(1498)-N(3))-methyltransferase yields MRLSRFFIDAPLSLGEHDLPEAQAHYIGRVLRMAPGDAVQLFDGSGQEYLGQLLEVGKKTVRVSLEQALAGQPDSPLHVHLGQGLSRGERMDWAIQKATELGAQAITPIVSERCEVRLKDERADKRLAHWRQVTISACEQCGRSTLPVIHPPVTLAEWLKATEADLKLVLHPVAEPLTSHDKPATLAFLIGPEGGLSETEVEQAKAAGFHAARLGPRVLRTETAPVVALSVAQQLWGDFS; encoded by the coding sequence ATGAGACTGTCCCGCTTCTTCATCGACGCCCCCCTGAGCCTTGGCGAGCACGACCTGCCCGAAGCCCAGGCCCACTACATTGGCCGTGTCCTGCGCATGGCCCCCGGCGACGCCGTGCAACTGTTCGACGGCAGCGGCCAGGAATACCTCGGCCAGTTGCTCGAAGTCGGCAAGAAGACGGTCCGCGTCAGCCTCGAGCAGGCTCTTGCCGGCCAACCAGACTCACCGCTGCACGTCCACCTCGGCCAGGGTCTGTCCCGCGGCGAGCGCATGGACTGGGCGATCCAGAAGGCCACCGAGCTGGGCGCCCAGGCAATCACGCCGATCGTCAGCGAACGCTGTGAAGTGCGCCTGAAAGACGAACGCGCCGACAAGCGCCTGGCCCATTGGCGCCAGGTGACGATCAGTGCCTGTGAACAATGCGGCCGTTCGACCTTGCCGGTCATTCATCCGCCCGTGACACTGGCCGAATGGCTGAAGGCCACCGAAGCCGACCTCAAACTTGTCCTGCACCCAGTCGCCGAGCCACTGACCAGCCATGACAAGCCAGCGACGCTGGCCTTCCTGATCGGCCCGGAAGGGGGGCTGAGCGAGACGGAGGTCGAACAGGCCAAGGCCGCTGGCTTCCACGCTGCACGCCTCGGGCCGCGGGTCCTGCGCACCGAGACCGCCCCCGTGGTGGCGCTGTCGGTGGCCCAGCAGTTGTGGGGTGATTTTTCGTAA
- a CDS encoding adenosylmethionine--8-amino-7-oxononanoate transaminase, with protein MGLNDHWMQRDLKVLWHPCTQMKDHEQLPLIPIKRGEGVWLEDFDGKRYLDAVSSWWVNVFGHANPRINQRIKDQVDQLEHVILAGFSHQPVIELSERLVAMTPAGLDRVFYADNGSSCIEVALKMSFHYWQNIGKPAKKRFVTLTNSYHGETIAAMSVGDVPLFTETYKALLLDTIKVPSPDCYLRPEGMGWEEHSRNMFAAMEQTLAEHHETLSAVIIEPLIQGAGGMRMYHPVYLKLLREACDRYDVHLIHDEIAVGFGRTGTMFACEQAGIRPDFLCLSKALTGGYLPLAACLTTDKVYQAFYDDYPTLRAFLHSHSYTGNPLACAAALATLDIFEQDNVIEANKALATRMASATAHLADHAHVAEIRQTGMALAIEMVQDKATNAAYPWQERRGLKVFEHALTRGALLRPLGSVVYFLPPYVITPEQIDFLAEVASEGIDIATRDSVSVAVPANFHPDFRDPG; from the coding sequence ATGGGCCTCAACGATCATTGGATGCAACGCGACCTCAAGGTCCTGTGGCACCCCTGCACCCAGATGAAAGACCACGAGCAGCTGCCGCTGATCCCGATCAAGCGTGGCGAGGGCGTATGGCTCGAGGACTTCGACGGCAAGCGCTACCTGGATGCCGTGAGCAGCTGGTGGGTCAACGTGTTCGGCCACGCCAACCCGCGCATCAACCAGCGCATCAAGGACCAGGTCGACCAGCTGGAGCACGTGATTCTCGCCGGTTTCAGCCACCAGCCGGTGATCGAGCTGTCCGAGCGCCTGGTGGCCATGACCCCGGCCGGCCTGGACCGGGTGTTCTATGCCGACAACGGCTCGTCATGCATCGAAGTGGCGCTGAAGATGAGCTTCCACTATTGGCAGAACATCGGCAAACCAGCGAAAAAGCGCTTCGTCACCCTGACCAACAGCTACCACGGCGAAACCATTGCCGCGATGTCCGTGGGTGACGTGCCGCTGTTCACCGAAACCTACAAGGCGCTGCTGCTCGACACCATCAAGGTGCCAAGCCCGGACTGCTACCTGCGCCCCGAAGGCATGGGCTGGGAAGAGCACTCGCGCAACATGTTCGCCGCCATGGAGCAGACCCTGGCCGAGCACCACGAAACCCTCTCGGCGGTGATCATCGAGCCGCTGATCCAGGGTGCCGGTGGCATGCGCATGTATCACCCGGTGTACCTCAAGCTGCTGCGCGAAGCCTGCGACCGCTATGACGTGCACCTGATCCACGACGAGATCGCCGTCGGTTTCGGCCGCACCGGCACCATGTTCGCCTGTGAACAGGCCGGCATCCGCCCGGATTTCCTCTGCCTGTCCAAGGCCCTCACCGGTGGCTACCTGCCGCTGGCCGCCTGCCTGACCACCGACAAGGTGTACCAAGCCTTCTACGACGATTACCCGACCCTGCGCGCGTTCCTTCACTCGCACAGCTACACCGGCAACCCGCTGGCCTGCGCCGCCGCCCTGGCGACACTGGACATCTTCGAGCAGGACAACGTGATCGAGGCCAACAAGGCCCTGGCCACGCGCATGGCCAGCGCCACCGCGCACCTGGCCGATCATGCCCACGTCGCCGAAATCCGCCAGACTGGCATGGCCCTGGCCATCGAGATGGTCCAGGACAAGGCCACCAATGCCGCCTACCCGTGGCAGGAGCGTCGTGGCCTGAAGGTGTTCGAGCACGCCCTGACCCGCGGCGCCCTGCTGCGCCCGCTGGGCAGCGTGGTGTACTTCCTGCCGCCGTATGTGATTACTCCGGAGCAGATCGACTTTCTCGCCGAAGTGGCCAGCGAAGGCATCGACATCGCCACCCGCGACAGCGTCAGCGTCGCCGTACCAGCCAACTTTCACCCCGACTTCCGCGACCCGGGCTAA
- a CDS encoding flavin monoamine oxidase family protein, translating into MAAAWVRLCALVLIGVSSGAALAKDKTPSAIVVGGGLAGLTAAYELQNKGWQVTLLEAKPGMGGRSGLATSEWIGNAKAQPVLNQYLDRFKLETLPAPEFVRTPGYLIDGEYFSATDLTTKQPVTAEALKRYEKTLDDLARSIDDPLNPQANSTLFALDQMNVSTWLDKLQLPTTARQLINQQIRTRYDEPSRLSLLYFAQQNRVYRGVSDRDLRAARLPGGSPVLAQAFVKQLKTIKTSSPVTAIVQDKDGVTVKVGSTDYKADYLVMAVPLRALAKIQMTPGLDTQHVAALKGTNYGWRDQLMLKFKQPVWESRARMSGEIFSNAGLGMLWIEPALKGGANVVINLSGDNARLLQAFGDKQMVDQVLIRLHAFYPQARGAFTGYEVKRYSVDAGTGGAYLAYGPGQISKYWRLWERPVQRITFAGEHTDALYPGTLEGALRSGQRAASQVQDLLAGKSFDPAKAATVAAAATAGAAVAKKDSGGFFSRLFGGGDKPEVKAAPVAKTEEVVPVPAPAPATAPAAPAPAEVAKEEPAKPAATKAAPAKHAPAHKPAAKPAAKQAHKAVDTKKATVKSAPAKKPVTDNQAKAG; encoded by the coding sequence ATGGCTGCTGCTTGGGTGCGCCTGTGCGCGTTGGTATTGATCGGTGTGTCCAGCGGCGCCGCGCTGGCAAAGGACAAGACACCTTCGGCAATCGTGGTGGGTGGCGGCCTGGCGGGCCTGACCGCAGCCTATGAGCTGCAGAACAAGGGCTGGCAGGTCACCCTGCTGGAGGCCAAACCCGGCATGGGCGGCCGTTCTGGCCTGGCCACCAGCGAGTGGATCGGCAATGCCAAGGCCCAGCCGGTGCTGAACCAGTACCTCGACCGTTTCAAGCTTGAAACCCTGCCCGCACCCGAGTTCGTGCGTACCCCGGGCTACCTGATCGACGGTGAGTACTTCAGCGCCACTGACCTGACCACCAAGCAACCGGTCACCGCCGAAGCGCTCAAGCGTTACGAGAAGACCCTCGACGACCTGGCCCGTTCGATCGATGACCCGCTCAACCCGCAGGCGAACAGCACCCTGTTCGCCCTCGACCAGATGAACGTGTCCACCTGGCTCGACAAGCTGCAATTGCCGACCACCGCGCGTCAGCTGATCAACCAGCAGATCCGCACCCGCTATGACGAGCCATCGCGCCTGTCGCTGCTCTACTTCGCCCAGCAGAACCGCGTCTACCGTGGCGTCAGTGACCGCGACCTGCGTGCCGCGCGCCTGCCTGGCGGCAGCCCGGTGCTGGCCCAGGCTTTCGTCAAGCAGCTGAAGACCATCAAGACCAGCTCGCCAGTGACGGCGATCGTGCAGGACAAGGATGGCGTCACCGTCAAGGTCGGCAGCACGGACTACAAGGCCGATTACCTGGTGATGGCGGTGCCTCTGCGGGCGCTGGCCAAGATCCAGATGACTCCTGGCCTGGACACCCAGCACGTGGCAGCGCTCAAGGGCACCAACTATGGCTGGCGCGACCAGCTGATGCTGAAGTTCAAGCAGCCGGTATGGGAAAGCCGCGCGCGTATGTCGGGCGAGATCTTCAGCAACGCCGGCCTCGGCATGCTGTGGATCGAGCCGGCGCTCAAGGGCGGTGCCAACGTGGTGATCAACCTGTCGGGTGACAACGCGCGCCTGCTGCAGGCCTTCGGCGACAAGCAGATGGTCGACCAGGTGCTGATCCGCCTGCATGCGTTCTATCCGCAGGCCCGTGGCGCCTTCACCGGTTACGAAGTCAAGCGCTACAGTGTCGACGCCGGTACCGGTGGCGCCTACCTGGCCTACGGCCCAGGGCAGATCAGCAAGTACTGGCGCCTGTGGGAGCGCCCGGTGCAGCGCATCACCTTTGCCGGTGAGCACACCGATGCGCTGTACCCAGGTACCCTCGAAGGCGCCCTGCGCAGCGGTCAGCGTGCCGCCAGCCAGGTGCAGGACCTGCTGGCCGGCAAGTCGTTCGACCCGGCCAAGGCCGCAACCGTCGCGGCAGCGGCAACGGCGGGCGCCGCGGTGGCGAAGAAGGATAGCGGCGGGTTCTTCTCGCGCCTGTTCGGTGGTGGTGACAAGCCCGAAGTGAAGGCTGCACCGGTTGCCAAGACCGAGGAAGTCGTACCAGTACCGGCACCGGCTCCTGCAACTGCCCCTGCTGCCCCTGCGCCTGCAGAGGTGGCCAAGGAAGAACCGGCCAAGCCTGCCGCTACCAAGGCAGCACCGGCCAAGCATGCGCCAGCGCACAAGCCCGCGGCCAAACCTGCGGCCAAGCAGGCGCATAAAGCGGTCGATACCAAAAAGGCCACGGTCAAGTCCGCGCCTGCCAAAAAGCCTGTGACCGATAACCAGGCCAAGGCCGGTTGA
- a CDS encoding cytochrome b, whose product MQLRNSPSRYGVVSIVLHWGVALAVFGLFGLGLWMVDLGYYDPWRKAGPDLHKSIGLVLLAVMLLRVVWRFISPPPPAPANHGAFTRVAAKLGHLALYLGLFAVMIAGYLISTADGVGIPVFGLFEVPALISDLPDQADLAGVIHLWLAWGLVIFAVLHALAALKHHFIDRDATLTRMLGRKA is encoded by the coding sequence ATGCAACTGCGCAATTCACCTTCTCGCTATGGCGTGGTCAGCATCGTCCTGCACTGGGGCGTTGCACTGGCAGTCTTCGGCCTGTTCGGCCTGGGCCTGTGGATGGTCGATCTCGGCTACTACGATCCTTGGCGCAAGGCCGGTCCCGATCTGCACAAGAGTATCGGCCTGGTGCTGCTGGCGGTCATGTTGCTGCGGGTGGTCTGGCGCTTCATCAGCCCACCTCCTCCGGCACCGGCCAACCATGGGGCGTTCACCCGCGTGGCGGCCAAACTGGGCCACCTGGCGCTTTACCTGGGCCTGTTCGCGGTGATGATCGCCGGTTACCTGATCTCTACTGCCGACGGTGTCGGCATTCCGGTCTTCGGCCTGTTCGAAGTACCGGCGCTGATCAGCGACCTGCCCGACCAGGCAGACCTGGCTGGCGTGATTCATCTGTGGCTGGCCTGGGGCCTGGTGATCTTCGCCGTGCTGCACGCCCTGGCCGCCTTGAAACACCATTTCATCGACCGTGACGCGACCCTGACCCGCATGCTGGGCCGCAAAGCTTGA
- a CDS encoding YceI family protein — MLKKTFAALALGTALFAAGQAMAAEYKIDKEGQHAFVDFKISHLGYSFITGTFKDWDGNFSWDPAKPEASKIDVTLKTVSVDTNHAERDKHIKSKDFLDVAKYPTATFKSTKVTPTGKNAEGQLTADVAGDLTLTGVTKPVVIKATFIGEGKDPWGGYRAGFEGKLDINRKEFAPKSMDLGPLSEKVELYFVFEGVQQK; from the coding sequence ATGTTGAAAAAGACTTTTGCCGCTCTGGCGCTGGGTACTGCTCTGTTCGCCGCCGGCCAGGCAATGGCTGCCGAGTACAAGATCGACAAGGAAGGCCAGCACGCGTTCGTTGATTTCAAGATCAGCCACCTGGGCTACAGCTTCATCACCGGCACCTTCAAGGACTGGGATGGCAACTTCAGCTGGGACCCGGCCAAGCCTGAAGCCAGCAAGATCGACGTCACCCTCAAGACGGTAAGCGTGGACACCAACCACGCCGAGCGTGACAAGCACATCAAGAGCAAGGACTTCCTTGACGTAGCCAAGTACCCAACCGCGACGTTCAAGTCGACCAAGGTAACTCCGACCGGCAAGAACGCCGAAGGCCAGCTGACTGCCGATGTCGCCGGTGACCTGACCCTGACTGGCGTCACCAAGCCGGTTGTGATCAAGGCTACCTTCATTGGCGAGGGCAAGGACCCATGGGGCGGCTACCGTGCCGGCTTCGAGGGCAAGCTGGACATCAACCGCAAGGAATTCGCGCCGAAGTCGATGGACCTCGGTCCGCTGTCCGAGAAAGTTGAGCTGTACTTCGTGTTCGAAGGTGTTCAGCAGAAGTGA
- a CDS encoding DEAD/DEAH box helicase: MSFASLGLSEALVRAIEAAGYTQPTPVQQRAIPAVLQGRDLMVAAQTGTGKTGGFALPILERLFPAGHPDKSQRHGPRQPRVLVLTPTRELAAQVHDSFKVYARDLPLVSACIFGGVGMNPQIQAIAKGVDVLVACPGRLLDLAGQGKVDLAHVEILVLDEADRMLDMGFIHDVKKVLARLPAKRQNLLFSATFSKDITDLADKLLHNPERIEVTPPNTTVERIEQRVYRLPASHKRALLAHLITLGAWEQVLVFTRTKHGANRLAEYLEKHGLTAAAIHGNKSQNARTKALADFKANSVRVLVATDIAARGLDIDQLPHVVNFELPNVEEDYVHRIGRTGRAGRSGEAISMVAPDEEKLLKSIERVTKQKIPDGDLMGFDASQVEAEKPEVRERQQNSGRGGRNQQQARGEGGKDANGGRKDKGKDKGKAKQQAADKPADKEKSGDKQQQRKPRDKKPRQQQQASSSVPKAPADRDPEEFLDDDIDNFGNRADYVSPYQNGKGQGRNRRPGGAGQGQSQGGGQRSSNGGGQGQGRNAGGQQRSASGDKRPRNNNGGGARRDNNGGGRNRSAGRDDASRQEPAVRSSREQHQPVIIRKESKLDRYPTPEQLDDLPSRPRGERPALLTRKG; the protein is encoded by the coding sequence ATGTCCTTTGCTTCCCTCGGTCTCTCCGAGGCTCTTGTCCGCGCTATCGAGGCAGCGGGCTACACCCAGCCGACCCCGGTGCAACAGCGGGCCATTCCCGCCGTGTTGCAGGGCCGCGACCTGATGGTTGCCGCTCAGACTGGTACTGGTAAAACCGGCGGCTTCGCCTTGCCGATCCTCGAGCGCCTGTTCCCGGCCGGCCACCCCGACAAATCCCAGCGTCATGGCCCGCGCCAGCCGCGCGTACTGGTCCTGACCCCGACCCGTGAACTCGCCGCCCAGGTACACGACAGCTTCAAGGTGTACGCCCGTGACCTGCCACTGGTCAGCGCCTGCATCTTCGGCGGCGTCGGCATGAACCCGCAGATCCAGGCCATTGCCAAGGGTGTCGACGTGCTCGTCGCTTGCCCGGGGCGCCTGCTCGACCTGGCCGGCCAAGGCAAGGTAGACCTGGCCCACGTGGAAATCCTGGTCCTCGATGAAGCCGACCGCATGCTCGACATGGGCTTCATCCACGACGTCAAGAAGGTCCTCGCCCGCCTGCCGGCCAAGCGCCAGAACCTGCTGTTCTCGGCGACCTTCTCCAAGGACATCACCGACCTGGCCGACAAGCTCCTGCACAACCCGGAGCGCATCGAGGTCACCCCGCCGAACACTACCGTCGAACGTATCGAGCAGCGCGTCTACCGCCTGCCCGCCAGCCACAAGCGCGCCCTGCTGGCGCACTTGATCACACTGGGTGCCTGGGAACAGGTTCTGGTGTTCACCCGCACCAAGCACGGCGCCAACCGCCTGGCCGAGTACCTGGAAAAGCACGGCCTGACCGCCGCCGCGATTCACGGCAACAAAAGCCAGAACGCCCGCACCAAGGCCCTGGCCGACTTCAAGGCCAACAGCGTGCGCGTGCTGGTAGCCACCGACATCGCCGCCCGTGGCCTGGACATCGACCAGCTGCCCCACGTGGTCAACTTCGAACTGCCGAACGTCGAGGAAGACTACGTGCACCGCATCGGCCGTACCGGCCGCGCCGGGCGCTCGGGCGAAGCCATCTCCATGGTCGCGCCGGATGAAGAAAAGCTGCTCAAGAGCATCGAGCGGGTCACCAAGCAGAAGATCCCGGATGGCGACCTCATGGGCTTCGATGCCAGCCAGGTAGAAGCCGAAAAGCCTGAAGTACGCGAGCGCCAGCAGAACAGCGGCCGCGGCGGCCGCAACCAGCAGCAGGCCCGTGGCGAAGGCGGCAAAGACGCCAACGGCGGTCGCAAGGACAAGGGCAAGGACAAAGGCAAGGCCAAGCAGCAGGCGGCGGACAAACCGGCCGACAAGGAAAAGTCCGGCGACAAGCAGCAACAACGCAAACCGCGTGACAAGAAGCCGCGTCAGCAGCAACAAGCCAGCAGCAGCGTGCCGAAAGCACCGGCTGATCGTGACCCGGAAGAATTCCTGGACGACGATATCGACAACTTTGGTAACCGCGCCGACTACGTCAGCCCATACCAGAACGGCAAAGGCCAAGGCCGCAACCGCCGTCCGGGTGGTGCAGGCCAGGGCCAAAGCCAAGGCGGCGGCCAGCGCAGCAGCAACGGTGGTGGTCAAGGCCAGGGCCGCAATGCAGGTGGCCAGCAGCGCAGCGCCAGCGGCGACAAGCGCCCACGCAACAACAACGGTGGCGGCGCCCGTCGTGACAACAATGGTGGTGGCCGTAACCGTTCGGCCGGCCGTGACGATGCCTCGCGCCAGGAGCCGGCAGTACGCAGCAGCCGCGAACAACACCAGCCGGTAATCATCCGCAAGGAATCCAAGCTCGATCGTTACCCGACGCCGGAACAGCTGGATGACCTGCCGAGCCGCCCGCGCGGTGAGCGCCCTGCACTGCTCACTCGCAAGGGCTGA